cttcaaaactgctaaaattatcattgatacctgtatctaaggttcatttcaagtattttgttaaAGAAGTAActtggaaagagcttcttcactctGTCGTGCTTGTAATTGTACACAGATTTTACGTATCcatttatggtccatgttttaccattgtcaagtcaacatcctgtgaaaatgtgattttaaaaacgaaagttaagtttttgacaacgtcattttgcacaaataaagagtctatggcaaatatgagcacgctgatgtgcacaccttgaatgatgcactgccaatttaacagtttacgtcagaacatcaaattcatatcaaagtatctttttttttaaatttaatgtcaatcattgggatggccatctgattaccataattgccttttgtgtgACTTAGTCTTAGGAATTAAAATCAGGATCAGATATTAAATGTCCAGCTGgcttaaatattttttggaagcccaaGTGAATAGAATGATTCTTGTAAAAATTAATTACCATTTCAATCAGGCAGTAAGTACCATTCACCCAgacaatttaaatttatataataaaaaaaataatttgatatttgacaGATACCAGTAGACAGAGTGATTGGGATAACATAGCAGCATGCCATCGTGGGAAATGTTTGGTAACAACATGGAGTTATCAGAGGTCCACAATGGGTTCCTATAAGCTCAAACATCCTAGGTTTGACGAGGATCCAAAATTGAAACTAGCTACAGCAttggtatgattttttttttttaattttttgaaaatatctgtGATCATTAGAAAACTTAGTTTcagtagatatttttttataggaTGTCCTTAGTATGATGATTATAAGAGGTTTGTACCGACCAAAACTGGTTTATTTACCACCTATTAGTAAAAAgtatcaaatcaggaatatgagagCCATTTTCAATTATCTTATTTAGATactgtaagttcagaaattattgcgtgcatttattattgtgattttgtcattttagactttaaaaaaatgcgGTTTTTATTTTTACGATATTTATAAAATCCTGTtgaagtcatttaaaaaaattcacaatgccagtttaaattattgtgattaaaactctgtcgcatttttggcaataattaaaacataacaataatttctgaatttacagtataacttttatgtttttatgtttttatttgtgatttgGAATTTTGAATGTTAACACTTATTAACTATTTGCTTTATTTGATATAATTTCATTATCTCtaaaatattgttaattttaaaatacttttcGTATGCAAATTAACATCTTTAGGCattaatcatattattttttcattgaagTGTACTGATATAAGTCCTTGTGGTAATTTTGTGGTAATCGGATACAGCACTGGTCATGTGGATAACTATAATCTTCAGTCTGGAATACATAGAGGCTGTTATGGAGAGACTGTAGGTAAGGTGTTTGTGCTAATTGGAAATAAatgatacaaaatataaaacaaatatacactacagagttaaaatgtaaaagaaaagtATATTAcatcgaacaaggaattaaattgttGTGGCCTAACtgcaattttacttttttacagcACATAACTGCAGTGTAAGAGGTATCGCCATTGATGGATTAAGCCAAATCACTATTACAGCAGGTCTAGATGGTGAAGTTAAATTCTGgaaatttaaacagaaaaatcTGATAGATTCATGTCACCTGAAATGTTGTATATCTGATATATTGTTACATAGAGAAAggtaaggttttttttttgtatgaattttGCTTTTAATCTAGAATTTGGCTGTGTGAAAATTGTGTGGTTTCTTTAGAGAAAGGTAATGTTAAGGTTAAGTTAAACTAACAAATTTTCCATGACTTTcctaagaaaaaaataaaacaaatataaatggtCTTGGATATGCAAAACATACATCTTTTCTTACTTTATTTCAtgaagtaaacttgaaaattGCTGAATTAAATTGCAGAAAAGTAGGCTTACAATGGCTTAAAgaaaaatgaagtatttttttttattatctaccACAATACAATTGATAGCATGATAGCATATACAAAATTTCCAGttgcatatgattttaaaaagaatataaaactGCTGAAACTACCTTATTGTCTTGAATTTTTTGGGGGAATTACAGGATTATGTTATGCTATTCATATAACAATTACTTTGATTATGGTTATCTCTCTAATTATAccattataatttatttatttgtagttCTATGCTGGCAGTATCACTTGACGACTTCAGAGTCATGATTATAGATATAGACACACGTAAAATTGTCAGGACATTTCAAGGACATCACAATGCTGTCACAGATATGGTAAGACAACATTTTAactttgagttatctccctttattgtGGTTCAAACAGTTAATCATATTGCTTATTTGCCTcaatgtttttcaaaatttaatgattatatgttttttatacgactgcaaaaattttaatttttcgtcgtatattgctatcacgttggcgtcgtcattgtctgaatacttttagttttcgcactctaactttagtaaaagtgaatagaaatcaatgaaattttaacacaaggtttatgaccacaaaaggaaggttgggattgattttgggagttttggtcccaacattttaggaattaggggccaaaaagggcccaaataagcattttcttggttttcgcactataactttagtttaagtgaatagaaatctatgaaattttgacacaaggtttatgaccacaaaaggaaggttgggattgattttgggagttttggttcctacagtttaggaattaggggccaaaaaagggcccaaataagcattattcttggttttcgcacaataactttagtataagtaaatagaaatctatgaaatttaaacacaaggtttatgaccataaagggaaggttgggtttgattttgggagttttggtcccaacagtttaggaataaggggcccaaagggtccaaaattgaactttgtttgatttcatcaaaaattaaatcctctgggttctttgatatgctgaatctaaaaatgtactcagattttttatcattggcccagttttcaagttggtccaaatcggggtccaaaattaaacttagtctgattttaacaaaaattgaatccttggggttctttgatatgctgaatctaaaaatgtactcagattttttattattggcccagttttcaagttggtccaaatcgggtccaaaattaaactttgtttgatttcatcaaaaattgaataattggggttctttgatatgccaaatctactgtgtatgtagattcttaatttttggtcccgttatcaaattggtctacattaaagtccaaagggtccaaaattagctaagtttgattttaacaaaaattgaataacttgggcttttttgatatgctgaatctaaacatgtacttagatttttgattatgagcccagttttcaagttggttcaaatcaggttccaaaattattatattaagttttctacaatagcaagaaattttcaattgcacagtattcaccaatagcaagaaatcttcaattgcacagtattgtgcaatagcaagaaattttcaattgcacagtattgcgcaatagcaagaaatcttcaattgcacagtattgtgcaatagcaaatattttcaattactcagtattgcgcaatagcaagaaatatctaattgcaatttcaattgaagttatctttctttgtccagaatagtagttgaatcaacttaaatctttgttttatacaatacagatatataattaatatttcaattggagttatctttctttgtccagaatagtagttgaatcaacttaaatcattgttttatacaatatacaatgtatattcactttttctacctactgataaattaaaacaatctttaccattcagtgataacaagcactttattttacattttaatattttatgatgtatttaaatgtgtagttattgttgcaaactccatgtgaaaacaaatgggggtggggggttaaatttttctcatttcagatttcataaataaaaagaaaatttcttcaaacattttttgagaggattaatattcaacagcatagtgaattgctcaaaggcaaaaaaaatattttaagttcattagaccacattcattctgtgtcagaaacctatgctgtgtcaactatttaatcacaatccaaatttagagctgaatccagcttgaatgttgtgttcatacttgccccaaccgttcagggttcaacctctgcggtcgtataaagctgcgccctgtggagcatctggtttttccTAAACTGTTATTCAGAGAATTATCTGGGTTGCGTCCAGTAAATGTAGAATTATGATGTAATATATATCAAAGGTTTTTATCAGTGCTTATAGATTATTTTTactggagttatgtccctttaaaatgtaatttatattgAACATTGCATTATTAGTACTCTCACATCGTAAATAATTTTTTTGGTGTAATGCTTTAGATCTGCTATTTCAGACCTTCAGTCCTGATGCCAGATGGTTGATTACTGCTAGTATGGATTCTACAGTGAGAACCTGGGACCTACCTACAGGAAAGTATGTCACTAGCCATAATGTTTATTgtcacatattttattatatattttatatatacacatgaacCACCATTCTAAAAGACTTTGATATTTAAATAGTAGCATATATGGAAGTCTTGAGTTAATTCAGATTAAACTGGTGAAATCATCCACAAATTATATCATTCATTGCCTACCAAGACTATGATTGGTGCTACAAACATACATTTAACAACAGACCATATATAATATTTGAGTTATGTTCTTCACTGGAAAAGTTGGTCAATTTTGTGCTCCTTTGTAACATCATTTACCAAATAGAGGGGATTGCCTGCATTTTTGCTCTTTTAAAGTTCATCATGCAAGTTTGTGATagtcattatgcaggataaactagaagtAATATTTGTTTCTTAAGTACTTAATCATAATTACCTTATGATAACAGTGCTGAATATCTGTCATAAGAATTCAATTTACTGAATAATTTGTACAAAACAGCATTATCAGTTTTCAACCAATTGCTCAACATAGGAACGGAAGTGACTTTGCCTATATAAACACACATATGATGTTCGCTTAAACCATAGTTTTTAATGGAAATCAAGAGTTGTCTTTTTCAGGGCATCACCAAGAACTATGTATGGAAAAAGGGTTTTAAgggaaaatttataaaacaaatttaccACAATTTTGTTAAATGAGATTTGACAAAAAAAGTAAACAGATATGAGAAATATCATAATTCagcatgacatttaaaaaaatatataatacacatCTATCAAGCACTCAgtgttatatttatttactgtatGTCCAGGATgttcaatatttcttttaaaaatttccttCAACAATTtcacaaaaagttttaaaatgtcaaaaaatattttctaaaattatttcttcaatattaaataaattttaaaaattgttggGTAATATTTActtagggtgctataaacagtttcgtataaaaaactaggggttattccccaactaaaaatagacttggagggaagtccctttttatcaacataattggtaaaaaagtatcatgttttttatatttgattgtaaaaataagttaattagcttcaattaaaacaggttgtatgattaaaatattttttaaaaattagattaaatacacatgttttaaggggagacaaactgtaaacatcctgtttttttggcagtgaaaagtgcaaaacttatttgcacccaatgtagctcttttcggagcaggcgaacgtagcctgaagcataaatttttagaaagaccaggtaaaaacctatgaaattcatacagttttgaatatgaaaaatgtgcatgtaTCATGTCTGCATGGGTGTGCACATGGcctgatttcatgttttttatgcatagattaggcaatgtttttcccattttctctggataaaactttttggtactattaaaagtacaatttatttttatttcatcataaaCTAGAGAAAATTCTGATTctaatgatatctagttttatacaagtatcttcaTTAACATTAACACCACTAAGGGTCAATTATagatggtccctcaaaatatgacgtcataggaaaaaactgttgattgcacccttataTATTTATAGACTTATAGACTGTTTCCTGGTCAGTTCAGCAGCGACATCCCTCAGCCTTTCACCTACAGGGGATTTCCTAGCCACATCACATGTAGATGATATTGGTGTTTACCTGTGGTCTAACATGACGTTGTACACCTTTGTCTCTTTGAGACCTCTCCCTGAGGATTATGAACCTGACACATTAGAACTGCCAGCTACCCagtatgaaaataaaagtaagtGGAGGAACATAGGGTTTTGTAAACCAACAGGGTATTAcattcaatttattttcaaatgtatatttgGATTGAAATagcatttatattttgtttgcaaTAGATATGCTTTAGCTAAAGTTGATCGAAGTCAAGTTTTTAGGCAACATGTGAAAAAGTCTGACACTACAATTAAAACACCAACTTTTCCTTACTGCCAGGTAATTCTTTtcatatatcaaaaatatttaaattgccTATTAAGGGGGAAAGGGGGGTTAGGCCCTTAATCTGCACTCTGGGATCAGGTGTTCTTAAACTCTGGATTTCCGGAGTGATCCTACGGGACACAGGAATTATTTTTTCGATGTctggatttcaatttttttaaattccagaCCTCTGGATACCATGTTTTTAAGCCTGGAATTTTGaaatcaggacccctccgacccccACTCTATtaatattacttataataaaactTGCTGCATTCTATTTATAGAAACAGATGAAGACGATGAAAAAGAGGATATAGATATGGATGACTATGACCTGTCTGAATTTAAATCTCCTGAACAAATATCTGATGAACTTATAACCTTATCATTATTACCTAATTCAAGATGGCAAAACCTACTCAATTTAGACATTATAAAGGTGGGTTTGTGAACAATGTGCCAATTTCAAATCTGTCAcatcatttttgaatttttatttttttgaattataCAATTGTTTAAATGGTTAGTTATATTTCTAATGTATTCTTTAACCttgattttataacaaaatctCCTTTCTTACAACAACTTTTAGATCAAGTAAAAAgttaaaagataatttttttccctgttgtttaaatgtttttgtgaaaaaatatttatttcaggtaTTGTGCAGATTTatggaagaataaaaaaaaaaaattctttcccaatcttttgtaaaataaattatttaaatatcaaattatctatttaaaaaatgaataacacCTTTAGGAAAAGgctattttataaaatgaatagaAGAATTACTTTTTTATCATCAGTTATATATTTCTGTTTTAGAAAAGGAACAAACCTAAAGAAGCTCCCAGAGCCCCAAAGTCGGCACCATTCTTTATACCAACTATAGCAGGACTTGAACCTAAGTTTGCCAATATTACAGATGATACTGAAAAAGAGGTAAGATTTTATTTAGCACATGGATTTTGATTGATTGAGATATTTATCTGCACATATGCTGTCAATCAATAGATTGATATTTTGGCTTGAATTAAATTAGTTATTTGATAGATGTTATTGGAGATaatcttttaaaacaataaagATTTTCGTATCTCTATAGATGATAGACGTTTTGACATTTAATCttgatataaaattattttgtagACCAAATCCAGGATAACTATTGGTAATCTAGAACCTCTGTCAGAGTTGGGGAAGGCATTGACTGCTGATGGATTAGATTGTAAGTCAATAGACTTTATATGtacaacttttgttttgttttgactaTTTTTGCTTTGTTTGATTATTTTCAGAGCAAATTGATTTTAAGTTTtgacaaattataatataaataaacaccttttatactgcaactagatatttttatttcttaaatatagtaacacagctatattttgtgcaatgtcaatttcatcatggaataCTTTttccacaatcaggggttcattaagggatgaagataagtttgaaatttgtgtttcaatttaaaaagctatcaatgttttattttaagttgcagtataaaaacaatattaggtcaatgtcataaaggtataaacttttttgtactaGGCATAAAACTGAGAAGGGCTCTGTAGAACCttgcccttccccagtttctcagcctcatacaaaaaagtttatatttttctgagcATTTGTCATCACTTGGCGTGATATGCACCTATAATACAAGTGACGAGTAAAAAACATTTGATATGATTTCAAAAGAAAACACGTCTGGTAGTAATAAGTCTTTGAGTTTATTTGCATCTTGTCAAAAACATACACtaccatttttattttgttttaattttagatgACAAAATACTAAACAGATTCAAGGAATTAGGACCATCTGCTATTGACCTTGAAATAAGGTCATTATCACCAGAAGGAGGAGGATCTATAGAAGCCATGGAAAGATTCTTAATGTTCTGTAATCATGTCCTTAATTCtaaaaataactttgaaataataaatgcatACCTTGGACTTTTTCTTAAGGTAAGTTTGAGAGGGATCAAAATAGAAAAGAACCATTGTCCAATTTTGTATTgtctatttaaaaataattggtAGAACCTCAGAATCTTAGTTCAGaattttacaaccactgggttgatTTCACAGCTGGTTGACTTTTTGTctgtaagataagataagataagataaatttattttattaaagtgtcacatattgttCTTACACAATAGTAATATATTTACACAAGtacaatcacataaaaaaaaaggatCAACACCCAGCCTAAAAAGACTTATGAGACactgttatatacatataaaacagctCAATCACACaatgtaaaaaatagaaataatataaaaaaaactttgcatACCTGATAAATTAAACGGACTAataaaaattagattttaaagaaCTGTAAGAATCTTAAATACacctagtttaaaaattgtgactgACGACTAAAACAAAATTATGGGTAAAACTGCGATaagaataaaatatttctatatctGTAAGTAAATCACAAGCTCAGTAGTTAGTAATTaaataacaaacaacaaaaattagGTGCAATACTAAATAACAGTTTACCAAAGAATGCTTTCAGTTACAGAAATTAGTctttaatatacaatgtatatataaaaataaggagatgtggtatgattgacaatgagacaactatctactcAAGTTTAAATGAAGTCCATGTAAGCTATTTGAACTATGGGTCACCACTTAAAGACTTGGTAGTTGTAATGTTGTGTCATTGATGTATACTCCACATTTCATATTAATTCCATACAAATCAAGTAGATGGTGGAATAGAGCATTCACCTTTTAGTCCataatttttgtaacatttcaCTCAgctttatgttatttttaaatatatcaatgttggttttttttcattacagGTTCATGGTGATACAATAGCTAGCAATCCAACATTGTGTTCAGTTTTAGAAACTTTAAGTTCGCGCCATTTACAGACATGGAGAAATTTACAAGATTTATTTACACAAAACACTTGCTTGGTCAATTATCTCAGAACTGCTACTCTATAAAttgtttgaattttaattaaaaaattaaaataagacatttttattattcatttcagAAAGTATATGATTTCTCTCTATCAGATCATCAACAAATCAATAATTGTCAACAGAAACATATTATCCAACAATTCTTGACTTATTTTACCTCCGAATCCCTCAAAATATGGCACAGCACAAAACACCAAACAAATCATAAAACAAGACATGGTTTGATCATGGTATTGAGATTTGTAAGTGAACAAAATTTCCAAGAATATAGCTCTTATACACCACAATCACGAGAAAGGTTTTATAATTCCATACTCCACAAGtgataaaacagaaattaaaaacatatttaaaagtcAGCAGGAATCACAAAACACCACAATCCATGACTAGATGGTGCAGAGAGTGGTaagtgaattttttttcaaacctccTTGACTAGGCTTGCATTTGTTTTTGTGAATCTT
This sequence is a window from Mytilus edulis chromosome 1, xbMytEdul2.2, whole genome shotgun sequence. Protein-coding genes within it:
- the LOC139494861 gene encoding WD repeat-containing protein 36-like, with product MPASKIFTGFRALGYVSNHIPLQVRHHRTHKENYVITCVGKSFHTYNSSKLGIVSISNTHPDDISCLAVDANLVFTGCRNKVQAFQRGKQVLRTYEGHEYPVHLLLPFGNHLISVDTDSNVKVWDIHSEGVYLDMNFDNAGFQVTAIMHPHTYLNKLVLGSKQGYLQLWNIKQDKMLYVFEGWNSAVTCLEQSPAMDVIAIGLADGQIIIHNLKFDETVMKFRQDWGPVTTIAFRTDGHPMMVTGSTIGHIALWDLESKKLKSQIRDAHEGAVVGMQCLPNEPLMVTNAADNSLKVWIFDQPDGGGRLLRQRSGHSAPPNKVQHYDNNGKNILSAGQDSTLRSFSVTHDKHNKSLGRASYDKKETKKTGLKKDRYMMPPITQFSSDTSRQSDWDNIAACHRGKCLVTTWSYQRSTMGSYKLKHPRFDEDPKLKLATALCTDISPCGNFVVIGYSTGHVDNYNLQSGIHRGCYGETVAHNCSVRGIAIDGLSQITITAGLDGEVKFWKFKQKNLIDSCHLKCCISDILLHRESSMLAVSLDDFRVMIIDIDTRKIVRTFQGHHNAVTDMTFSPDARWLITASMDSTVRTWDLPTGKLIDCFLVSSAATSLSLSPTGDFLATSHVDDIGVYLWSNMTLYTFVSLRPLPEDYEPDTLELPATQYENKKTDEDDEKEDIDMDDYDLSEFKSPEQISDELITLSLLPNSRWQNLLNLDIIKKRNKPKEAPRAPKSAPFFIPTIAGLEPKFANITDDTEKETKSRITIGNLEPLSELGKALTADGLDYDKILNRFKELGPSAIDLEIRSLSPEGGGSIEAMERFLMFCNHVLNSKNNFEIINAYLGLFLKVHGDTIASNPTLCSVLETLSSRHLQTWRNLQDLFTQNTCLVNYLRTATL